AACTCCGCATTGGCCGAGTACGTCGCGCGCCGGAAGCGTCGTCGCATCCTGAGGCTCTTCGGCAAGCTCCCCTGGAATCCGAAGTACGATTACAAGGCCGAGCGGAGACGCGGTCGTTGAGAGTGCTCGTCGATACGTCGGTCTGGTCTCTCGCACTGCGCAGAAAAGGCCCGACGGAGCACCCT
The Acidobacteriota bacterium genome window above contains:
- a CDS encoding type II toxin-antitoxin system VapB family antitoxin: MATNLALDDDLVAEAQRLGRHPSKRAAVNSALAEYVARRKRRRILRLFGKLPWNPKYDYKAERRRGR